From Methanocalculus natronophilus, one genomic window encodes:
- a CDS encoding PrsW family intramembrane metalloprotease: protein MRQGYLRQVSVIARWELLRTLTTMGRGVLPAAIVLFILLVAASGFAAGSGVHLQDGIYRVGTDNTLAGQIIAEDTRFTVYTGTSAQISQSRLFYDVVILGNNVYYSDNEKGRAALTALERVYERYTALISAEEPDLYAAYPLWIDRRYEQSELDFTATERGERISPVPQRDAPTPRGPVQEVATPEPSVPHEPEVLREEITRSARQDDTVARYTSVIGQESELGTFRTPAQLAPPLPYDSIILIFVFIFPLYFTSQFYMMSIMNERIERRGEILLSAPYHPSAIIIGKAVPYFFLMIAISLVIILITALPLVVILPLIPVILFFLAAALAIGMLARSFKELSFLSIFFSTLATSYLFFPSIFANVHVVSLISPLTLVVLQIQGDAFGLTDYLYSTSLFFLTAGILLYMGAKNYTEERLFSLHQLIPRTLEFISACISKRYPVVSLGLLGALAIPFVFMAQMMALVLFFNLPMPLSLLLMIGYAAATEEVAKSIGIFTLAKILPGGLSWRLVFLGSAATALGFVAGEKLLLFATIAQVTESVFGSILFLSLDLLWMPFLLHAVCVAVIAIALKAGGFRWYIPGIFLATIIHVLYNLAVLGVIGL from the coding sequence ATGAGGCAGGGATATCTGCGTCAGGTCTCAGTCATCGCAAGGTGGGAGCTCCTGCGCACCCTCACCACAATGGGACGAGGCGTCCTGCCGGCTGCGATTGTCCTCTTCATTCTCCTGGTTGCTGCTTCCGGATTTGCAGCAGGCAGTGGTGTCCATCTCCAGGACGGGATCTATCGTGTCGGCACAGACAATACCCTGGCCGGCCAGATTATAGCTGAAGATACACGCTTTACCGTCTATACCGGTACATCGGCTCAGATATCCCAGTCCCGCCTCTTTTATGACGTCGTCATCCTTGGCAACAATGTCTATTATAGCGACAATGAGAAAGGCCGGGCAGCACTGACGGCACTTGAACGGGTCTATGAGCGTTATACCGCTTTGATCAGTGCGGAAGAGCCTGATCTCTATGCAGCATACCCGCTCTGGATCGATCGCCGGTATGAGCAATCCGAACTTGATTTCACAGCAACCGAGAGGGGCGAGCGGATCTCCCCGGTGCCCCAGCGGGACGCCCCGACTCCCCGGGGTCCTGTCCAGGAGGTTGCCACCCCTGAACCCTCGGTTCCCCATGAGCCCGAGGTGCTGCGTGAAGAAATAACCAGGTCCGCCCGTCAGGATGACACCGTTGCCAGGTATACAAGCGTCATCGGGCAGGAATCAGAGCTCGGCACCTTCAGGACACCCGCCCAGCTCGCTCCACCCCTGCCGTATGACTCAATCATTTTAATATTCGTCTTCATCTTCCCGCTCTACTTCACCTCGCAGTTCTACATGATGAGCATCATGAACGAGCGGATTGAGAGGCGGGGGGAGATTCTCTTATCTGCTCCATACCACCCCTCTGCAATCATCATCGGAAAAGCAGTTCCCTATTTCTTCCTGATGATCGCAATCTCGCTTGTGATCATTTTGATCACCGCTCTCCCCCTTGTTGTCATCCTTCCGCTGATCCCGGTGATCCTCTTCTTCCTTGCAGCAGCCCTTGCAATCGGCATGCTCGCACGCAGCTTCAAGGAACTCTCGTTCCTCTCGATCTTCTTCTCGACACTGGCAACATCGTACCTCTTCTTCCCAAGCATCTTTGCAAATGTCCATGTCGTCTCCCTCATCTCACCTCTCACGCTGGTCGTCCTCCAGATACAGGGGGATGCGTTTGGGCTCACAGACTATCTCTACTCCACATCGCTCTTCTTCCTCACCGCCGGCATCCTTCTCTACATGGGGGCGAAGAACTATACTGAAGAACGCCTCTTCTCGCTCCACCAGCTGATACCGCGGACTCTTGAATTTATCTCAGCCTGTATATCCAAACGGTATCCTGTTGTATCCCTTGGATTGCTCGGTGCGCTTGCCATCCCGTTTGTCTTCATGGCACAGATGATGGCTCTCGTCCTCTTCTTCAATCTCCCAATGCCCCTCTCACTCCTCCTCATGATCGGGTATGCCGCGGCAACCGAGGAGGTGGCAAAATCAATTGGCATATTCACGCTTGCAAAGATACTGCCAGGCGGCCTTTCCTGGCGGCTTGTCTTCCTTGGATCTGCTGCCACCGCGCTTGGTTTTGTCGCCGGAGAGAAACTCCTCCTCTTTGCAACCATTGCCCAGGTGACTGAATCCGTCTTTGGGAGTATTCTCTTCCTCTCGCTTGACCTGCTCTGGATGCCGTTCCTCCTCCATGCAGTTTGTGTCGCCGTTATTGCCATTGCTCTCAAGGCGGGGGGATTCCGCTGGTACATCCCCGGAATCTTTCTTGCAACCATCATCCATGTACTCTATAATCTCGCAGTCCTCGGGGTGATCGGGCTATGA
- a CDS encoding DHH family phosphoesterase, giving the protein MADGKKKSPKPKVRYMVFGCGSIGYNVIEELLKETEDIIVIDSDEKRVEDLKDHKYQAVVHDMEDKKLFFELPIPEIIFVLSSSKEANMNAVALAKRCHPQAFCIARAVDLFSVDTLVEAGADVVLYPQQVVARSAVNHMKRLIAARSAQQLYSLLEGMTGTLGIITHRNPDPDAISSAMALCAIAQSASKGELKCAILYGGNVGHQENRAFVNLLDIDMERITPERLAECSHLALVDTGAPGPNNDLDPSLKIDIIIDHHSSEGVELKQKPQYIDIRPESGATASILTQYLQELDISVDKTIATALYYGIRADTREFRRNVTASDLYNAAYLLPLTDPDLLDKIMSPSYSQETLEVMGNAINNRKIKNGFLFSNVGYLRNRDALPQAADMLINLEGVTTALVYGITDSNITISARTKDIRVHIGNVLKEAFEEFGDAGGHANMAAAAIPLNYFSLVREKEDLLKMIIEPILLRFSRIVGIDDNGENE; this is encoded by the coding sequence ATGGCTGATGGCAAAAAAAAGAGCCCGAAACCCAAGGTTCGGTACATGGTATTTGGGTGCGGGAGCATCGGCTATAATGTCATCGAAGAGCTTCTGAAAGAGACTGAAGATATCATCGTCATCGATTCGGATGAGAAGCGGGTCGAAGACTTAAAGGATCATAAATACCAGGCAGTTGTCCACGATATGGAGGACAAAAAGCTCTTTTTTGAACTCCCCATTCCAGAAATTATCTTTGTTCTCTCAAGCAGCAAGGAAGCCAATATGAATGCCGTGGCACTGGCAAAGAGATGCCATCCGCAGGCATTCTGTATAGCGCGTGCAGTTGATCTCTTCTCCGTGGACACACTGGTTGAAGCAGGTGCGGATGTCGTCCTCTACCCGCAGCAGGTGGTGGCAAGATCAGCCGTAAACCATATGAAACGCCTGATTGCAGCCAGAAGTGCGCAGCAGCTCTACTCACTCCTTGAAGGAATGACCGGCACACTCGGGATCATCACCCATAGAAACCCGGATCCCGATGCAATTTCAAGCGCAATGGCACTCTGCGCCATAGCACAGAGCGCTTCCAAGGGAGAACTCAAATGCGCCATCCTCTATGGAGGCAACGTCGGCCACCAGGAGAACCGGGCATTTGTGAACCTTCTCGATATAGATATGGAGCGGATCACGCCTGAACGGCTTGCTGAATGCAGCCACCTTGCGCTTGTGGACACCGGAGCGCCAGGTCCAAACAATGATCTCGATCCCTCACTGAAGATCGATATCATCATCGATCACCACAGCTCAGAAGGTGTCGAACTCAAGCAGAAACCACAATATATCGATATAAGACCCGAATCCGGCGCAACAGCCAGCATCCTGACCCAGTACCTGCAGGAACTTGATATCAGCGTCGACAAAACCATCGCAACAGCCCTGTACTATGGTATCCGGGCAGACACCCGGGAGTTCCGCAGGAATGTCACCGCAAGCGATCTCTATAATGCCGCATACCTCCTCCCCTTAACCGATCCCGATCTCCTTGACAAGATCATGTCTCCCTCCTATTCACAGGAGACACTGGAAGTAATGGGCAATGCGATTAATAACAGAAAGATCAAAAACGGCTTCCTCTTCTCAAATGTCGGTTATCTCAGGAACCGTGACGCCCTCCCGCAGGCAGCAGATATGCTCATCAACCTTGAAGGCGTCACCACCGCGCTTGTCTATGGGATCACCGATTCAAACATCACCATCTCTGCCAGGACCAAAGACATCAGGGTGCACATCGGCAATGTCCTCAAGGAGGCATTTGAGGAGTTTGGTGACGCAGGCGGCCATGCGAACATGGCTGCAGCAGCAATCCCCCTGAACTATTTCTCACTTGTCCGGGAGAAAGAAGATCTCCTGAAGATGATCATCGAGCCGATCCTGCTCAGGTTCTCACGGATTGTCGGCATCGATGACAACGGAGAGAACGAATGA
- a CDS encoding M48 family metallopeptidase: MLQKRRSSQQALGIVTIDGREIPYENVVNPRRKRVAITINDDLSVEIRSQKHLREDAAIALIRSAENWIADALRRKEIDLQKRPQRRYADGETISYLGRTLTVRQLKGETAVSARIWKDQLQIRLPPHTVPVEADETIRGLVMDAYREAVRPVAEDMAACAAAVIGVDRPRIRFGYQKRRFGSCTPKNGIIINLRIVQAPPEYLRYVITHETCHLIEKNHQKRFWELVGTVMPGYAQLHADLQKNGMQYYF; this comes from the coding sequence TTGTTGCAGAAGAGAAGATCCAGCCAGCAGGCTTTGGGGATCGTAACGATAGACGGCAGAGAGATCCCCTATGAGAATGTTGTCAATCCCCGGAGAAAGCGGGTGGCAATCACGATAAATGATGATCTCTCTGTTGAGATCAGATCCCAAAAACACCTGCGGGAAGATGCGGCTATTGCACTGATCAGGTCAGCAGAAAACTGGATTGCCGATGCCCTGAGGAGAAAGGAGATCGATCTGCAGAAGAGGCCGCAGAGAAGGTATGCAGACGGGGAGACGATTTCCTATCTCGGCAGGACACTCACGGTCCGGCAGCTCAAAGGAGAGACGGCAGTCTCAGCCAGGATATGGAAAGACCAGCTCCAGATCCGGTTGCCGCCGCATACCGTGCCTGTTGAGGCAGATGAAACGATCCGGGGCCTCGTGATGGATGCATACAGAGAGGCAGTCCGGCCTGTTGCCGAAGATATGGCAGCGTGTGCCGCAGCTGTAATCGGGGTTGACAGGCCACGTATCCGGTTTGGGTACCAGAAACGGCGGTTTGGTTCATGCACACCCAAAAACGGGATCATCATCAACCTCCGGATAGTCCAGGCACCCCCGGAGTACCTGAGGTATGTGATCACACACGAGACCTGCCACCTCATCGAGAAGAACCACCAGAAGCGGTTCTGGGAACTTGTCGGAACAGTCATGCCCGGGTATGCGCAGCTGCATGCCGACCTGCAGAAGAACGGGATGCAGTATTATTTCTAA
- a CDS encoding Mov34/MPN/PAD-1 family protein, whose amino-acid sequence MKIRAISRDTLHTLLEMAKSQHPLEFVALLESEDGVLSGINLLPGTRLDERSASVLTDMIPLGMSFSGSAHSHPNGVIRPSEADIGFFPRFGNCHLIIGYPYGADDWQAYSANGTERSLEVIS is encoded by the coding sequence ATGAAGATCCGTGCCATAAGCCGGGATACGCTCCATACACTGCTTGAAATGGCAAAGAGCCAGCACCCCCTCGAATTTGTCGCACTTCTCGAATCCGAGGACGGGGTCTTATCCGGGATAAACCTCCTTCCCGGCACCCGTCTTGATGAGCGAAGCGCATCTGTTCTGACAGATATGATTCCGCTTGGCATGTCATTCTCGGGCAGCGCTCACAGCCATCCAAATGGTGTCATCCGACCATCTGAAGCGGATATCGGGTTCTTCCCGCGGTTTGGCAACTGCCACCTGATCATCGGCTACCCCTATGGAGCCGATGACTGGCAGGCATATTCGGCCAATGGCACAGAACGCAGTCTCGAGGTGATTTCATGA
- a CDS encoding ABC transporter permease, with the protein MKQRHVAVVAKKELAGIYREKTIVFAILLQLFIALFSSFLMVGLTTMYDPDALAGVRGFQYGVGYVGLEEGDLYSIIDDRRDLAVYQMDLNTAIAALKERQLSAVLWVSASPPDGEGPVLLTLYTLQNDMQAAIVEVKMKEVFLEYEAMLREIRSDRLTMEPIRLTFPEGAGTSNYFEFVFGLLIPLLIFMPAIISAALVIDLICEEYQSGTLETLLSTTVTYTEMLWGKIMTCILIVPIQSAAWLALLAANGIVVDAPFAMLLHVIAGSFVLILIGAFCALHYRERTSAQFIFSTAVVVVIITAMSVPYNPLNILVRLGVGTMGSIHWLVLAGMIALGALLVLFLNRYADQISRLPLTTR; encoded by the coding sequence ATGAAACAGCGACATGTTGCCGTCGTTGCAAAGAAGGAGCTTGCCGGTATTTACCGTGAGAAGACGATCGTCTTTGCAATACTGCTCCAGCTCTTCATTGCGCTCTTCTCCTCGTTCCTTATGGTCGGGCTCACAACCATGTATGACCCCGATGCCCTCGCCGGGGTGCGCGGGTTCCAGTACGGGGTCGGCTATGTCGGTTTGGAAGAAGGCGATCTCTATTCAATCATCGATGATCGCAGGGATCTGGCGGTATACCAGATGGATCTCAATACTGCGATTGCTGCATTGAAAGAACGGCAGTTATCTGCTGTACTCTGGGTATCTGCGTCGCCTCCGGATGGCGAAGGCCCGGTTCTGCTCACGCTCTATACCCTCCAGAACGATATGCAGGCAGCAATTGTCGAAGTGAAGATGAAGGAGGTATTTCTTGAATATGAAGCCATGCTCAGAGAGATCCGATCCGACCGCCTCACGATGGAGCCGATCCGACTGACCTTCCCGGAAGGGGCAGGCACATCAAACTACTTTGAATTTGTCTTTGGTCTCCTTATCCCGCTGCTCATCTTCATGCCTGCGATCATCTCAGCAGCCCTCGTCATCGATCTCATATGCGAGGAGTACCAGTCGGGAACACTCGAAACCCTGCTTTCGACAACAGTCACCTATACAGAGATGCTCTGGGGAAAAATCATGACCTGTATCCTGATTGTCCCCATCCAGTCTGCTGCATGGCTTGCTCTGCTAGCAGCAAACGGCATTGTTGTCGATGCTCCGTTTGCGATGCTCCTCCATGTGATAGCCGGATCATTTGTACTCATCCTGATCGGTGCATTCTGCGCACTCCACTACCGCGAGAGGACAAGCGCCCAGTTCATCTTCTCAACTGCAGTGGTTGTGGTCATCATCACCGCGATGTCGGTTCCCTATAATCCCCTGAATATCCTTGTCCGGCTTGGTGTCGGTACCATGGGCTCAATCCACTGGCTGGTTCTTGCCGGGATGATTGCACTGGGAGCTCTCCTTGTACTGTTTTTGAACAGGTATGCAGATCAGATCAGCCGCCTTCCGCTCACAACCAGATAG
- a CDS encoding ABC transporter ATP-binding protein, translating to MIHARNIRKEFDSFVALNGIDFDIEESGIFGIIGHNGAGKTTLLKMMAGLLTPTSGTLVIDGIDVGLEPMKLKERLGYLPEESRLYDTMTIPSYLGFFGDIYGMEKKAAKRRAEELLDSLNLSDEGKKLGELSKGMRRKVAIARSLLHDPAILVYDEATSGLDPMTSRFITGYLTRIRNEGRMIILSAHNLFQVEEISDTVMILSAGEKVAFGTMDELREKFGSLTYYIHFQIEDPDLIGASVPFSQFDDAYLSTAKDIDELNRITARIAAAGGNVERIESRYPTLEEMLMAV from the coding sequence ATGATTCATGCCCGGAATATACGAAAGGAGTTCGATTCATTCGTTGCACTGAACGGAATCGACTTTGATATCGAAGAGAGCGGAATATTCGGTATCATCGGGCATAACGGGGCCGGGAAGACGACGCTATTGAAGATGATGGCTGGTCTTCTCACCCCGACGTCAGGCACCCTTGTTATTGACGGAATTGATGTCGGGCTCGAACCAATGAAGCTCAAAGAGAGGCTTGGATATCTCCCGGAAGAGTCACGGCTCTATGATACCATGACGATTCCCTCATACCTTGGATTCTTCGGGGATATTTACGGCATGGAGAAGAAAGCAGCAAAGCGGCGTGCCGAGGAGCTCCTTGATTCCCTGAACCTGAGTGATGAAGGGAAGAAGCTGGGGGAGCTCTCCAAAGGGATGCGGAGAAAAGTGGCTATTGCCAGGTCACTCCTGCATGATCCGGCAATCCTGGTCTATGATGAGGCAACCTCGGGCCTTGACCCGATGACATCCCGGTTCATTACCGGCTATCTCACCCGGATCAGAAATGAGGGGAGGATGATCATCCTCTCCGCACACAATCTCTTCCAGGTTGAGGAGATCTCAGATACCGTCATGATCCTCTCGGCCGGTGAAAAGGTCGCTTTTGGCACGATGGATGAACTCAGGGAGAAGTTTGGATCCCTCACCTACTATATCCATTTCCAGATAGAGGATCCCGATCTCATCGGGGCATCTGTTCCCTTCTCACAATTTGATGATGCCTATCTCTCAACTGCAAAGGATATTGACGAACTGAACCGGATCACCGCCAGGATTGCTGCTGCCGGGGGCAATGTCGAGCGGATCGAGTCGCGGTACCCCACCCTCGAAGAGATGCTGATGGCAGTGTAG
- a CDS encoding HepT-like ribonuclease domain-containing protein, with protein sequence MRSRKEVVSILKSKKAEMADSFGVTQLGVFTPPFPGTENLHVIAAFADDRDLLDMAGLSVFIREKTGHTASVISLKALRDEMTPCIMQAEPVGQVQVLAFLQEILRSIADIELFCRGIIYEVFLSDTKTRHAVYSLLQTIGLESLSIPDEYKAAHPSVPWDLLSALPGLVSPCYGTDNRLIWNMVQRRLPGIKKDIEALPGMKSAGEGRKRRFF encoded by the coding sequence ATGCGCTCCAGAAAAGAGGTTGTATCTATCCTGAAAAGCAAAAAAGCCGAGATGGCCGATTCTTTTGGGGTGACACAGCTTGGTGTCTTCACACCACCGTTTCCCGGAACAGAGAACCTGCACGTGATCGCCGCATTCGCAGATGATCGCGATCTCCTGGATATGGCAGGATTATCTGTTTTTATACGGGAAAAAACCGGTCATACGGCCTCTGTAATCTCCCTGAAAGCGCTCCGTGATGAGATGACGCCCTGTATCATGCAGGCAGAGCCGGTTGGGCAGGTGCAGGTGCTCGCCTTCCTGCAGGAGATTCTCCGCTCCATTGCTGATATCGAACTCTTCTGCCGCGGGATCATTTATGAGGTCTTCCTCTCTGATACCAAAACCCGGCATGCCGTCTACTCCCTTCTCCAGACAATTGGTCTGGAGAGTCTCAGTATCCCTGATGAGTACAAGGCAGCACACCCTTCTGTTCCCTGGGATCTGCTCTCGGCTTTGCCTGGTCTGGTCTCTCCCTGTTACGGGACAGACAACCGGCTTATCTGGAATATGGTGCAGAGACGGCTGCCCGGAATCAAAAAGGATATTGAGGCGTTACCCGGCATGAAAAGTGCAGGAGAAGGGCGAAAGAGGCGATTCTTCTAG
- a CDS encoding 6-hydroxymethylpterin diphosphokinase MptE-like protein → MRFEDWEPHYTEILNYFGFDRESDERAAALLGEILVKNDIGQLRDLISEQTVTICGNAPSLARDLDRIEGTVIAADAAALHLHAHGIRPDIIFTDLDGAEEPFLELNRQNTVIVVHAHGDNIPLLRRWVPLFDGPVVGTTQSRPFAHIHNFGGFTDGDRAVFGADALGAERIIICGFDLSDTSVDPMKRGKLTWARRLLSLLGYDL, encoded by the coding sequence ATGAGGTTTGAGGACTGGGAACCTCATTATACAGAAATACTCAATTACTTCGGCTTTGACCGTGAATCAGACGAAAGAGCAGCAGCGCTTCTCGGAGAGATCCTGGTCAAAAACGATATCGGACAGCTCAGGGATCTCATCTCGGAGCAAACCGTCACCATCTGCGGGAACGCCCCTTCTCTTGCCAGAGATCTCGACAGGATTGAAGGAACAGTCATCGCCGCAGATGCCGCCGCCCTCCATCTCCATGCACACGGGATCAGGCCGGATATCATCTTCACTGATCTGGATGGTGCTGAAGAGCCCTTTCTCGAGCTGAACAGGCAGAATACAGTGATCGTCGTCCATGCCCATGGCGACAACATCCCGCTCCTCAGACGATGGGTGCCTCTCTTTGACGGCCCGGTTGTCGGCACAACACAGAGCAGGCCGTTTGCCCATATCCATAACTTCGGCGGGTTCACAGATGGTGACCGGGCGGTCTTTGGAGCAGACGCCCTTGGCGCAGAACGAATCATCATCTGTGGGTTTGACCTCTCCGACACCTCAGTTGATCCGATGAAGAGAGGAAAACTCACCTGGGCACGGCGGCTGCTCTCTCTGCTTGGCTATGACCTCTGA
- a CDS encoding DUF2284 domain-containing protein yields the protein MTTQTLKSEIASLFAIAEKRGGIAAELPVEEIVVADWVRMKCRFGCKGYGKHLSCPPYTPGPEETRRVLMGYRHAMLVRFDGDPAHPVIQPEDIPADFHGFYREMILWIWDTMWELEKTAFYDGFYKVFGFGAYPCIFCDVCVVEECMGVADESLRRKCLHPDRLRPSMEAVGMDVIATARKVGWEITPIPCEGMEYGKIMHGNIRSVGLLLID from the coding sequence GTGACAACACAGACCCTGAAATCCGAGATCGCCTCTCTCTTTGCTATTGCAGAGAAACGGGGCGGTATAGCAGCAGAACTACCTGTGGAGGAGATTGTTGTTGCAGACTGGGTCCGGATGAAGTGCAGGTTTGGATGCAAAGGATACGGAAAGCATCTGAGCTGTCCTCCCTATACCCCGGGCCCGGAAGAGACGCGGCGTGTCCTGATGGGATACCGGCATGCCATGCTTGTCAGGTTCGATGGTGATCCGGCACACCCGGTGATTCAGCCTGAGGATATCCCAGCTGATTTCCATGGATTTTACCGGGAGATGATCCTCTGGATCTGGGATACAATGTGGGAGCTTGAGAAGACTGCCTTTTATGATGGGTTTTACAAGGTATTCGGCTTTGGTGCATACCCCTGCATCTTCTGTGACGTTTGTGTTGTCGAGGAGTGTATGGGGGTTGCGGATGAGAGTCTCAGGCGGAAGTGCCTTCACCCTGACCGTCTCCGCCCGAGCATGGAAGCAGTCGGGATGGATGTTATTGCAACCGCACGAAAGGTTGGATGGGAGATTACGCCAATACCCTGCGAGGGAATGGAATACGGAAAGATCATGCATGGAAATATCCGGTCTGTCGGCCTCCTCCTCATTGACTGA
- a CDS encoding radical SAM protein → MTSDALIIDGYVDEPACLGVPPYLSPYIRTVAGVLIEAGYRVQYRTIDQVRSAPQDLANLRKIPLTVVIAGQTVPGKYLSGTPATLTELRQLGTLFSGTTALLGGPIAYGISPGGGKAAVSEPIAGYAGSLAGDPATSLFQYLEGFESDRQENYEESSAWSVRGAEIIRQHPCYPHLMLELETAKGCPRSLTGGCSFCTEPFLGSPRYRPINRIEEEVAALAEHGATHFRIGRQPDLLVYGSSGGAFPRPEPEKIEALFHAIRRAAPDLQTLHIDNVNPATIARHQEAATEALEAVVAGHTAGDIAAFGMETADPVVIERNNLKASPEEVMDAIGIVNTIGGKRDTNGVPHLLPGLNFVCGLAGETADTYCMNREFLTTLLNEGLLVRRVNIRQLMPFAGTAAYRENTLDRHQSLFRSFKEWTRKEFDTVMLQRVFPQSTLLRDAVVEIPGRLSFARQMGTYPILIGLPLEYPAQTVLDCVVVGYGSRSVTALPSPIPVNRLPKQALSALPGIGKKTAAAIVVRRPIRSHEEWVQVTGGTALDHLIVFDGNNE, encoded by the coding sequence ATGACCTCTGATGCACTGATCATTGACGGATACGTCGACGAGCCCGCATGCCTCGGCGTTCCCCCCTACCTCTCACCCTACATCAGGACCGTTGCAGGTGTTCTCATTGAAGCGGGATACCGCGTCCAATACCGGACAATCGACCAGGTCAGGTCTGCACCACAGGATCTCGCAAACCTCAGGAAGATCCCGCTTACAGTTGTGATCGCAGGCCAGACCGTTCCCGGAAAGTACCTCTCCGGAACCCCTGCCACCCTGACGGAACTCCGCCAGCTTGGAACGCTCTTTTCAGGAACGACCGCCCTTCTCGGCGGACCGATCGCCTACGGCATATCACCGGGTGGTGGGAAAGCAGCTGTCTCCGAACCAATAGCCGGATATGCAGGCAGCCTGGCAGGTGATCCCGCAACCTCACTCTTCCAGTACCTGGAGGGATTCGAATCTGATCGCCAGGAAAACTATGAAGAGAGCAGTGCCTGGAGCGTGCGTGGCGCAGAGATCATCAGGCAGCATCCCTGCTACCCTCACCTGATGCTTGAGCTGGAGACGGCAAAAGGCTGTCCCCGGTCTCTGACCGGCGGCTGCTCGTTCTGTACCGAACCATTCCTCGGCAGCCCCAGGTACCGGCCCATCAATCGTATCGAAGAGGAGGTGGCAGCACTTGCAGAACATGGCGCCACCCACTTCCGGATCGGCCGCCAGCCTGATCTCCTTGTATACGGGAGCAGCGGCGGTGCATTCCCGCGACCTGAGCCTGAGAAGATAGAAGCCCTGTTTCATGCGATCCGACGGGCAGCACCTGATCTGCAAACCCTGCATATCGACAATGTCAATCCCGCAACTATTGCAAGGCACCAGGAAGCTGCAACCGAAGCCCTGGAAGCAGTGGTCGCAGGCCATACGGCAGGCGATATCGCAGCCTTCGGGATGGAGACTGCAGATCCCGTTGTGATCGAGAGAAACAACCTGAAAGCCTCACCCGAAGAGGTGATGGACGCAATTGGAATCGTCAATACAATCGGTGGCAAAAGGGATACAAACGGCGTTCCCCACCTGCTTCCTGGCCTGAACTTCGTCTGCGGACTTGCCGGGGAGACCGCCGACACCTATTGTATGAACAGGGAATTTTTAACCACGCTTCTGAACGAGGGACTTCTGGTCAGGAGGGTGAATATCAGGCAGCTGATGCCGTTTGCGGGGACAGCAGCCTATCGTGAGAACACCCTCGACCGCCACCAGTCACTCTTCCGGTCATTCAAGGAATGGACACGAAAAGAGTTTGATACCGTCATGCTGCAACGGGTCTTTCCGCAATCAACACTTCTGAGAGATGCAGTTGTTGAGATCCCAGGCAGGCTCTCATTTGCACGCCAGATGGGAACATACCCGATACTGATCGGACTGCCGCTTGAGTACCCGGCACAAACCGTCCTTGACTGTGTGGTTGTGGGGTATGGAAGCCGTTCGGTGACAGCCCTCCCCTCTCCGATCCCGGTCAACCGGCTGCCAAAACAGGCTCTCAGCGCCCTGCCCGGCATCGGGAAGAAGACAGCTGCTGCAATAGTTGTACGCAGGCCCATCAGGTCACACGAAGAATGGGTACAGGTGACCGGAGGAACAGCGCTGGATCACCTGATCGTTTTTGATGGAAACAATGAATAA
- a CDS encoding adenylyltransferase/cytidyltransferase family protein: MKRVVATGTFDIVHPGHLHYLNASKALGDELWVIVARDQNVLPYKPRPIVPEDQRLEMVRGLKPVDHAVLGDQRDRFSPIREIRPDIITIGFNQRFTTEALEADLKAAGLEIPVVRIDQYAGCELCSSRHIIDSALEKRGYPSGVE, from the coding sequence ATGAAACGGGTTGTTGCAACCGGGACTTTTGATATCGTCCACCCGGGCCATCTCCATTACCTGAATGCCTCAAAGGCGCTTGGAGATGAGCTCTGGGTGATTGTTGCGCGTGACCAGAATGTTCTTCCCTATAAGCCCCGGCCAATCGTCCCCGAAGATCAGCGCCTTGAGATGGTTCGTGGATTAAAGCCGGTCGATCATGCTGTCCTTGGGGACCAGAGAGACCGGTTCTCCCCGATACGGGAGATTCGGCCGGATATCATCACCATCGGGTTCAACCAGCGTTTTACGACCGAAGCTCTTGAAGCCGACCTGAAAGCAGCAGGACTTGAGATCCCTGTTGTCAGGATCGATCAGTATGCCGGATGCGAACTCTGCTCTTCCCGGCACATCATCGATTCCGCTCTTGAGAAACGGGGATACCCCTCAGGTGTCGAGTAA